The Phyllopteryx taeniolatus isolate TA_2022b chromosome 17, UOR_Ptae_1.2, whole genome shotgun sequence genome window below encodes:
- the si:dkey-5g14.1 gene encoding lysosomal proton-coupled steroid conjugate and bile acid symporter SLC46A3 isoform X1 yields the protein MKGLYLVEPVVALYAFSAYLTYPLVQQYVYRRLWQQLTNSTYPVSDNTSTCARANASDGRNRTYFQEVQEQASLFSLYSQVLSAVPSLLVTLLLVAYSDRAGRKVAIVLPLVGTLLYTLSLLAVSYLNLNVYLLVGATLLSALFGGLGTFLGGCFAYVADLSGGRRMTLRIAALDMMIGLLSGVASLSTGYFLRAAGFDGPFLTSAVCQVLVLLYAIFILEETVTPPDAGAADPDGRSAVRQMFSAIYRMFASTGPKRRTLLVLLIFIFTSFSFAYMGSFSLLVLYELNEPLCWTEILIGYGTALSATIFLFSFAGVAAFTYCGAPQLLMVLMGILSLAVGTTVVAFSKTTLMIFLARVPMFLSIMPFSVLRSMMSKIICKSEQGALFALLSFAEVLTINVSAAVFNTVYAATVAWCPAFVFLLAAGLCVIPTALLGVVCATGADVAAEDEAEAEAADDESEERPQVDKDAPEDRDPLLS from the exons ATGAAGGGTCTTTACCTGGTGGAGCCCGTGGTGGCGCTGTACGCCTTCTCCGCGTACCTCACGTACCCGCTGGTGCAGCAGTACGTCTACCGGCGGCTGTGGCAGCAGCTGACCAATAGCACCTACCCAGTCTCCGACAACACGTCCACGTGCGCCCGCGCCAACGCCAGCGACGGCCGCAACCGCACCTACTTCCAG GAGGTGCAGGAGCAGGCGTCCCTGTTCTCGCTGTACTCTCAGGTCCTTTCGGCCGTGCCCTCCTTGCTCGTCACCCTCCTGCTGGTGGCGTACAGCGACCGCGCGGGGCGCAAGGTGGCCATCGTCCTGCCGCTGGTGGGCACGCTGCTGTACACGCTGTCCCTGCTGGCGGTCTCCTACTTGAATCTGAACGTCTACCTGCTCGTCGGCGCCACGCTCCTGTCCGCGCTCTTCGGGGGCCTGGGCACCTTCCTGGGCGGCTGCTTCGCGTATGTGGCCGACCTAAGCGGCGGCCGGCGGATGACGCTGCGCATCGCCGCGCTGGACATGATGATCGGGCTGCTGTCGGGCGTGGCCTCGCTATCCACGGGCTACTTCCTGAGGGCGGCCGGCTTCGACGGGCCCTTCCTGACCTCGGCCGTGTGCCAGGTCCTGGTCCTGCTCTACGCCATCTTCATCCTGGAGGAGACGGTGACGCCGCCGGACGCCGGCGCCGCCGACCCGGACGGGCGGTCTGCCGTGCGGCAGATGTTCTCCGCCATCTACCGGATGTTCGCCAGCACCGGCCCCAAGCGGCGAACGCTGCTGGTCCTCCTGATCTTCATCTTCACCAGCTTCTCCTTCGCCTACATGGGCAGCTTCTCCTTGTTGGTGCTCTACGAGCTCAACGAGCCGCTGTGCTGGACCGAGATTCTCATCGGCTACGGCACGGCACTGTCCGCCACCATCTTCCTGTTCAGCTTCGCCGGCGTGGCCGCCTTCACGTACTGCGGCGCCCCGCAGCTACTTATGGTGCTGATGGGCATCCTGTCCTTGGCCGTGGGCACGACTGTGGTGGCCTTTTCCAAAACCACTTTGATGATATTTCTAG CTCGGGTTCCCATGTTCCTGTCCATCATGCCCTTCTCGGTGCTGCGATCCATGATGTCAAAAATCATCTGCAAGTCCGAGCAGG GTGCGTTGTTCGCCTTGCTCTCCTTCGCGGAGGTCCTGACGATCAACGTGTCGGCGGCCGTCTTCAATACCGTGTACGCCGCCACGGTGGCCTGGTGCCCCGCTTTTGTCTTCCTGCTAGCCGCCGGACTTTGCGTGATACCGACCGCGCTTCTGGG CGTGGTGTGCGCGACGGGAGCCGACGTGGCCGCCGAAGACGaggcggaggcggaggcggcggACGATGAGTCGGAGGAGCGTCCTCAAGTGGACAAGGATGCGCCCGAAGACCGCGACCCGCTGCTAAGCTGA
- the si:dkey-5g14.1 gene encoding lysosomal proton-coupled steroid conjugate and bile acid symporter SLC46A3 isoform X2: MKGLYLVEPVVALYAFSAYLTYPLVQQYVYRRLWQQLTNSTYPVSDNTSTCARANASDGRNRTYFQEVQEQASLFSLYSQVLSAVPSLLVTLLLVAYSDRAGRKVAIVLPLVGTLLYTLSLLAVSYLNLNVYLLVGATLLSALFGGLGTFLGGCFAYVADLSGGRRMTLRIAALDMMIGLLSGVASLSTGYFLRAAGFDGPFLTSAVCQVLVLLYAIFILEETVTPPDAGAADPDGRSAVRQMFSAIYRMFASTGPKRRTLLVLLIFIFTSFSFAYMGSFSLLVLYELNEPLCWTEILIGYGTALSATIFLFSFAGVAAFTYCGAPQLLMVLMGILSLAVGTTVVAFSKTTLMIFLGALFALLSFAEVLTINVSAAVFNTVYAATVAWCPAFVFLLAAGLCVIPTALLGVVCATGADVAAEDEAEAEAADDESEERPQVDKDAPEDRDPLLS, encoded by the exons ATGAAGGGTCTTTACCTGGTGGAGCCCGTGGTGGCGCTGTACGCCTTCTCCGCGTACCTCACGTACCCGCTGGTGCAGCAGTACGTCTACCGGCGGCTGTGGCAGCAGCTGACCAATAGCACCTACCCAGTCTCCGACAACACGTCCACGTGCGCCCGCGCCAACGCCAGCGACGGCCGCAACCGCACCTACTTCCAG GAGGTGCAGGAGCAGGCGTCCCTGTTCTCGCTGTACTCTCAGGTCCTTTCGGCCGTGCCCTCCTTGCTCGTCACCCTCCTGCTGGTGGCGTACAGCGACCGCGCGGGGCGCAAGGTGGCCATCGTCCTGCCGCTGGTGGGCACGCTGCTGTACACGCTGTCCCTGCTGGCGGTCTCCTACTTGAATCTGAACGTCTACCTGCTCGTCGGCGCCACGCTCCTGTCCGCGCTCTTCGGGGGCCTGGGCACCTTCCTGGGCGGCTGCTTCGCGTATGTGGCCGACCTAAGCGGCGGCCGGCGGATGACGCTGCGCATCGCCGCGCTGGACATGATGATCGGGCTGCTGTCGGGCGTGGCCTCGCTATCCACGGGCTACTTCCTGAGGGCGGCCGGCTTCGACGGGCCCTTCCTGACCTCGGCCGTGTGCCAGGTCCTGGTCCTGCTCTACGCCATCTTCATCCTGGAGGAGACGGTGACGCCGCCGGACGCCGGCGCCGCCGACCCGGACGGGCGGTCTGCCGTGCGGCAGATGTTCTCCGCCATCTACCGGATGTTCGCCAGCACCGGCCCCAAGCGGCGAACGCTGCTGGTCCTCCTGATCTTCATCTTCACCAGCTTCTCCTTCGCCTACATGGGCAGCTTCTCCTTGTTGGTGCTCTACGAGCTCAACGAGCCGCTGTGCTGGACCGAGATTCTCATCGGCTACGGCACGGCACTGTCCGCCACCATCTTCCTGTTCAGCTTCGCCGGCGTGGCCGCCTTCACGTACTGCGGCGCCCCGCAGCTACTTATGGTGCTGATGGGCATCCTGTCCTTGGCCGTGGGCACGACTGTGGTGGCCTTTTCCAAAACCACTTTGATGATATTTCTAG GTGCGTTGTTCGCCTTGCTCTCCTTCGCGGAGGTCCTGACGATCAACGTGTCGGCGGCCGTCTTCAATACCGTGTACGCCGCCACGGTGGCCTGGTGCCCCGCTTTTGTCTTCCTGCTAGCCGCCGGACTTTGCGTGATACCGACCGCGCTTCTGGG CGTGGTGTGCGCGACGGGAGCCGACGTGGCCGCCGAAGACGaggcggaggcggaggcggcggACGATGAGTCGGAGGAGCGTCCTCAAGTGGACAAGGATGCGCCCGAAGACCGCGACCCGCTGCTAAGCTGA
- the synj1 gene encoding synaptojanin-1 isoform X11 produces MLAAYSPSCRSLHRTSTMAFSKGYRIYHKLDPPPYSVIVETRAREECLMFESGAVAVLSAAEKEAIKNTYSKIVDAYGILGVLRLNLGDSMLHSLVVVTGCSSVGKVQESEVFRVTQTDFVSLKNDPGDEERIAEVRKVLNSGHFYFAWSATGVSMDLSLNARRRILEDTTDNRFFWNQSLHLHLKHYGVNCDDWLLRLMCGGVEIRTIYAGHKQAKACVFSRLSSERAGTRFNVRGTNDDGQVANFVETEQAIFLDESASSFIQIRGSIPLFWEQPGIQKKTLKGVLLHLNDSRQADRRHDNPHLVGSHRVKLSRGFEANAPAFERHFTALKRLYGKQVIINLLGSKEGEHMLSKAFQSHLKASEHGASVKMVNFDYHQNVRGGKADKLHSVLKPQLGKFVEECGFFYYSEEMGITRSQGGTIRTNCLDCLDRTNSVQAFFALEMLAKQLEEMGLTEKPQLVARFQEVFRTMWSANGDSISKIYAGTGALDGKAKAGKLKDGARSVTRTIQNNFFDSSKQEAIDILRLGSTLNSDLADKARALLTTSSLYVTEPVLQSASPRVLLGMCQNHRRYTRPKQIRVCVGTWNVNGGKQFRSIAFRNQTLNDWLLDAPKIAGHPEFQDSKANPVDIFAIGFEEMVELNAGNIVSASTTNQKLWAAELQKNISRDHKYVLLASEQLVGVCLFVFIRPQHAPFIRDVAVDTVKTGMGGATGNKGGVAIRLLFHTTSICFVCSHFAAGQSQVKERNDDYNEITRKLSFPMGRLLYSHDYVFWCGDFNYRINLPNEEVKELIRQQNWDALTAGDQLFDQKNAGMVFRGFIEGKLDFAPTYKYDLFSEDYDTSEKCRTPAWTDRILWKRRKWNFDKTAEEMNVVGAASTSAENEDDPEYPWSPGTLKYYGRAELKTSDHRPVVAVMDVDILEVDPEARHQVYKDVIALQGPPDGTVLVSLCSSGPDDYFDDALIDELLDKFANFGEVILIRFVEEKMWVTFLEGYSAMAALSLSASTVLGKVMDIRLKSPGWIKSLEEEMSVERICGSIPASASSTLLAEDADMGDDDDYDMEGDVDEEVEAVLPQHLQPSLGSGTASSPLPSPRGSPSASPTHGEAAPPSRPGRGAQPARPSQGPPVDFQPGAPTSQSLEPKRAPPPRPNAPPAKPAPPQRPPPPSGGLSPLPVRRDCGGPKSPALPRPAVAAGRGQVAAGPPGPGGASRPNPPPRAGVISVPPQSRPSPPSHPGAPRAIPDVHPGAPRPIADTHPGAPRPGSGVPAKPSDLPLGPAPSGAAPTAPPVVRPSVPAPIQSQPAAPVQSQLPPPLQPTPAAPPAQTLASPKPPPRSRSHHALPPEAGKAASAPQPEKPSG; encoded by the exons atgctTGCAGCTTACAg tcccaGTTGTAGGTCATTGCATCGGACATCAACAATGGCCTTCAGCAAAGGTTATCGCATCTACCACAAGCTGGACCCGCCTCCCTACAGCGTCATCGTGGAGACGCGCGCCAGGGAAGAGTGCCTCATGTTTGAGTCCGGGGCCGTTGCTGTCCTCT CCGCGGCCGAGAAAGAagccattaaaaatacatattccaAGATCGTGGATGCCTACGGGATCTTGGGCGTCCTCCGCCTTAACCTGG GCGACTCGATGCTCCACAGCCTGGTGGTGGTGACGGGCTGCAGCTCGGTGGGCAAGGTGCAGGAGTCGGAGGTCTTCCGGGTGACCCAGACGGACTTCGTGTCGCTGAAGAACGACCCCGGCGACGAGGAGCGCATCGCCGAGGTGCGCAAGGTGCTCAATTCGGGGCACTTCTACTTTGCCTGGTCCGCCACGGGCGTCAGCATGGACCTGAGCCTCAACGCGCGGCGCCGCATCCTGGAGGACACCACGGACAACCGCTTCTTCTG GAACCAGTCCCTGCACCTGCACCTGAAGCACTACGGCGTCAACTGCGACGACTGGCTGCTGAGGCTGATGTGCGGCGGCGTGGAGATCCGCACCATCTACGCCGGGCACAAGCAGGCCAAGGCGTGCGTGTTCTCGCGCCTCAGCTCGGAGCGGGCCGGCACGCGCTTCAACGTGCGCGGCACCAACGACGACGGCCAGGTGGCCAACTTTGTGGAGACCGAGCAG GCCATCTTCCTGGATGAGAGCGCGTCGTCGTTCATCCAGATCCGTGGCTCCATCCCGCTGTTTTGGGAGCAGCCGGGGATCCAA AAAAAGACCCTCAAGGGGGTTTTGTTGCACCTGAACGACAGTCGGCAAGCCGATCGACGCCATGACAACCCTCACTTG GTCGGCTCTCACCGCGTCAAACTCTCACGAGGATTTGAAGCCAACGCACCGGCCTTTGAAAG ACACTTCACCGCCTTGAAGAGGTTGTATGGCAAGCAGGTGATTATCAATCTGCTTGGCAGTAAGGAAGGAGAACACATGCTCAGCAAAGCCTTTCAG AGTCACTTGAAGGCGTCGGAGCACGGAGCATCCGTCAAGATGGTCAACTTTGACTACCACCAGAACGTTCGCGGCGGCAAGGCGGACAAGCTGCACAGCGTGCTCAAGCCGCAGCTCGGCAAGTTCGTGGAAGAGTGCGGCTTCTTCTACTACTCGGAAGAGATGGGCATCACCAG GAGCCAGGGTGGCACCATCAGGACAAACTGCCTGGACTGTTTAGACAGAACCAACAGCGTCCAAGCCTTCTTTGCCCTAGAG ATGCTGGCCAAGCAGCTTGAGGAAATGGGCCTGACGGAGAAGCCTCAGCTGGTTGCCCGCTTCCAGGAGGTCTTCAGGACCATGTGGTCCGCCAACGGCGACTCGATCAGCAAGATCTACGCGGGCACCGGCGCCCTGGACGGCAAGGCTAAG GCGGGAAAGCTGAAAGACGGCGCTCGCTCGGTGACCAGGACCATCCAGAACAACTTCTTCGACAGCTCCAAGCAGGAGGCCATCGACATCCTCCGGCTGGGCTCCACGCTCAACAGCGACCTGGCGGACAAAGCGCGGGCCTTGCTCACCACGTCCAGCCTCTACG TCACTGAGCCTGTCCTGCAGTCAG CCTCCCCCAGGGTGCTGCTGGGCATGTGTCAGAACCACCGCAGGTACACGCGGCCCAAGCAGATCCGGGTGTGCGTGGGCACGTGGAACGTCAACGGCGGCAAGCAGTTCCGCAGCATCGCCTTCCGCAACCAGACGCTCAACGACTGGCTGCTGGACGCCCCCAAGATCGCCGGGCACCCCGAGTTCCAAG ACAGCAAGGCCAACCCTGTTGATATCTTTGCCATCGGCTTCGAGGAAATGGTTGAGCTGAACGCCGGAAACATTGTCAGCGCCAG CACCACCAACCAGAAGCTGTGGGCCGCCGAGCTGCAGAAGAACATCTCGCGGGACCACAAGTACGTTTTGCTGGCGTCGGAGCAGCTGGTGGGCGTGTGCTTGTTCGTCTTCATCCGCCCGCAGCACGCGCCCTTCATCAG GGACGTGGCGGTGGACACGGTGAAAACGGGCATGGGCGGCGCCACGGGCAACAAAGGGGGCGTGGCCATCCGCCTGCTCTTCCACACCACCAGCATCTGCTTCGTGTGCTCGCACTTTGCGGCGGGACAGTCGCAGGTGAAGGAGAGGAACGACGACTACAACGAGATCACACGCAAACTCAGCTTTCCCATG GGTCGCCTGCTCTACTCTCACGACTATGTTTTCTGGTGCGGCGACTTCAACTACCGCATCAACCTGCCCAACGAGGAGGTGAAGGAGCTGATCAGGCAGCAGAACTGGGACGCGCTGACCGCCGGTGACCAGCTCTTTGACCAAAAGAACGCCGGAATG GTGTTCCGGGGATTCATCGAGGGCAAGCTGGACTTTGCGCCCACGTACAAGTACGACCTTTTCTCCGAGGACTACGACACAAGCGAGAAGTGCCGCACGCCCGCCTGGACCGATCGCATCCTCTGGAAGCGCAGGAAGTGGAACTTTGACAAAACAG CCGAGGAGATGAACGTGGTCGGCGCGGCGTCGACGTCGGCCGAGAACGAGGACGACCCGGAATACCCGTGGAGCCCCGGGACCCTCAAGTACTACGGCAGGGCCGAGCTTAAGACCTCAGACCACAG GCCGGTGGTGGCCGTGATGGACGTGGACATCCTGGAGGTGGACCCGGAGGCCCGGCATCAGGTCTACAAGGACGTCATCGCCCTGCAGGGACCGCCGGACGGCACGGTCCTGGTGTCCTTGTGCTCCTCCGGACCGGACGACTACTTTGACGACGCGCTCATCGACGAGCTGCTGGACAAGTTTGCCAACTTCGGCGAGGTCATCCTCATCAG atttgttgAGGAGAAGATGTGGGTGACTTTCCTGGAGGGCTACTCTGCTATGGCCGCTTTGTCTCTCAGTGCGTCCACT GTTCTGGGCAAGGTGATGGACATCCGCCTGAAGAGTCCTGGCTGGATCAAGAGCCTGGAGGAGGAGATGAGCGTAGAGCGCATCTGCGGGAGCATCCCCGCCTCAGCCAGCTCCACCCTGCTGGCCGAGGACGCCGACATGGGTGACGACGACGACTACGACATGGAGGGGGACGTGGACGAAGAGGTGGAGGCTGTCCTTCCCCAGCACCTGCAGCCTTCCTTGGGCTCCGGAACCGCATCCTCCCCGCTGCCCTCGCCACGGGGCAGCCCCTCCGCTTCCCCCACCCACGGGGAGGCGGCGCCACCCAGCAGGCCCGGACGTGGCGCTCAACCGGCTCGACCGTCGCAAG GCCCTCCTGTAGACTTCCAGCCCGGCGCACCGACATCCCAAAGCCTGGAGCCCAAGCGCGCGCCGCCTCCTCGGCCCAACGCGCCCCCGGCAAAACCCGCGCCGCCACAGCGCCCGCCGCCGCCCTCAG GAGGTCTGAGCCCCCTTCCTGTTCGAAGGGACTGTGGAG GACCCAAAAGTCCGGCTCTTCCTCGGCCCGCCGTCGCCGCAG GTCGAGGCCAGGTAGCCGCAGGTCCTCCTGGACCGGGAGGTGCTTCGAGGCCG AATCCCCCCCCCCGAGCCGGCGTGATCAGCGTGCCTCCGCAGTCTCGTCCCTCTCCTCCGTCCCACCCCGGCGCTCCCCGGGCCATCCCTGACGTGCACCCCGGGGCCCCTCGACCCATCGCCGACACCCACCCCGGGGCCCCTCGACCCGGATCCGGCGTCCCGGCCAAACCATCTGATCTTCCTCTAG GGCCCGCACCATCAGGAGCCGCCCCTACGGCTCCCCCTGTTGTGAGGCCGTCGGTACCGGCGCCCATACAATCCCAGCCCGCCGCTCCAGTCCAGTCCCAGCTGCCTCCCCCGTTGCAGCCCACGCCCGCCGCCCCTCCCGCACAAACTCTGGCCTCCCCGAAGCCGCCGCCCCGTTCCCGCTCCCATCACGCTCTCCCGCCAGAGGCCGGCAAGGCTGCCTCGGCCCCGCAG